The Populus trichocarpa isolate Nisqually-1 chromosome 2, P.trichocarpa_v4.1, whole genome shotgun sequence genome has a window encoding:
- the LOC7481463 gene encoding WD-40 repeat-containing protein MSI1, whose translation MGKDEEEMRGEIEERLINEEYKIWKKNTPFLYDLVITHALEWPSLTVEWLPDRDEPPGKDYSVQKMILGTHTSENEPNYLMLAQVQLPLDDAENDARHYDDDRSDFGGFGAANGKVQIIQQINHDGEVNRARYMPQNPFMIATKTVSAEVYVFDYSKHPSKPPLDGACTPDLRLRGHNTEGYGLSWSKFKEGYLLSGSDDAQICLWDINATPKNKSLDATQIFKVHEGVVEDVAWHLRHEHLFGSVGDDQYLLIWDLRTPSVTKPVHSVVAHQSEVNCLAFNPFNEWIVATGSTDKTVKLFDIRKINTALHTFNCHKEEVFQVGWNPKNETILASCCLGRRLMIWDLSRIDIEQTPEDAEDGPPELLFIHGGHTSKISDFSWNPCDDWVIASVAEDNILQIWQMAENIYHDEDDIPADESTKDS comes from the exons ATGGGAAAAGACGAAGAGGAAATGAGGGGAGAGATAGAGGAACGATTGATAAACGAAGAGTACAagatatggaaaaagaacacTCCTTTCCTCTACGATCTTGTTATCACTCATGCCCTCGAATGGCCTTCTCTCACCGTCGAATGGCTTCCAGACCGTGATGAGCCCCCTGGCAAGGACTACTCCGTCCAAAAGATGATTCTTGGTACCCACACCTCCGAAAACGAGCCTAACTACCTTATGCTCGCCCAGGTCCAGCTTCCTCTCGATGATGCCGAGAACGACGCCCGCCACTACGACGACGACCGCTCCGATTTTGGTGGCTTTGGCGCCGCCAATGGCAAG gtgCAAATAATTCAGCAAATAAATCATGATGGGGAGGTGAATAGGGCACGGTATATGCCACAAAACCCATTTATGATAGCTACCAAGACTGTTAGTGCTGAGGTTTATGTCTTTGACTATAGCAAGCACCCATCTAAGCCTCCTCTTGATGGTGCATGCACCCCTGATTTGAGATTGAGGGGTCACAACACTGAAGGCTATGGTTTGTCTTGGAGTAAGTTTAAAGAAGGTTATTTGCTTAGTGGTTCTGATGATGCCCAGATTTGCCTGTGGGACATTAATGCCACTCCCAAGAACAAGTCCCTTGATGCTACGCAAATCTTTAAG GTTCATGAAGGTGTTGTAGAAGATGTAGCATGGCATTTGAGACATGAACACTTGTTTGGTTCTGTTGGGGATGATCAATACCTGCTTATATGGGATCTCCGAACTCCGTCTGTGACCAAGCCTGTCCATTCTGTTGTTGCTCACCAGAGTGAG GTTAACTGCTTGGCTTTTAATCCTTTTAATGAATGGATTGTTGCCACGGGATCTACTGATAAGACTGTCAAGTTATTTGACATACGGAAGATCAATACTGCACTTCACACCTTTAACTGTCACAA GGAGGAGGTTTTCCAAGTCGGATGGAATCCCAAGAATGAGACTATCTTAGCTTCTTGTTGCCTTGGAAGAAGGCTCATGATCTGGGATCTTAGCAG GATTGATATTGAGCAGACACCTGAGGATGCTGAAGATGGCCCACCAGAATTGCTTTTCATTCATGGTGGTCACACGAGTAAAATATCAGATTTTTCGTGGAACCCATGTGATGATTGGGTTATTGCTAGTGTAGCTGAGGATAACATTCTTCAAATATGGCAGATGGCAGAGAATATCTACCATGATGAAGATGATATACCAGCAGATGAATCTACTAAAGATTCCTAG